The following is a genomic window from Kineosporiaceae bacterium.
CGACCCGGACGCCGGGCGCAGTGTGTTGCGGGTGCACCGCAGCGGATATCACTCGATCGAGGCGATTCGCAGCGAGCTGGCCTGGATCGACGCCCTGCGCTCCGATCACGTGGTGTCGACCCCGGCCTACCTGCCGGCGGCCGATGGCTCGTCGGTGGTCACCGCGGCGCTGCCGGACGGACGTACCCGACAGGTGGTGCGCTTCGCCTGGGTGGAGGGCGCCGAACCGGACGCCACGCGGTTGGCGAGTGACTTCGTCCAGCTCGGGGCGATCACCGCGCGGCTGCACACTCACGCTCGAACCTGGTCGCGGCCGACGGGTTTCACCCGGTTCGTCTGGGACTACGACACCTCGATCGGGGATCGGGGCTGGTGGGGCCGCTGGCAGGACGGCCTGGGCATGGGTGCCGAGGAGCTCGCCGTCCTGGGCCGGTTGAGCGAGGTGCTGCAGCATCGACTCGCGGCCCATGGCACCGGTCCCGAGCGATTCGGCCTGGTGCACGCCGACATGCGCTTGGCGAACCTCCTGGTCTGCGGTGATCAGGTCAACGTCATCGACTTCGACGACTGCGGATTCAGTTGGTACCTGTACGACCTCGCCTCCTCGGTGTCGTTCATCGAGCACGAGCCGTACATCCCCGAGCTGATCGACGCCTGGGTGCGCGGGTACCGCACCGTGGCCGAACTCAGCGCCGCCGACGAAGCCGAGCTACCGACGTTCGTCATGCTGCGCCGGCTGTTGCTCGTGGCCTGGATCGGTTCTCACTCCGCGACCGAGACCGCGCAGGAGATGGGGCCGGAATTCACCACGATGAGTTGCCACCTGGCCGAGCAGTACCTGTCCGATCACGCCTGATCTCGACCGTTCCGCGTTCATCCCTCCGACCATTCCGTCGACCACAGCCGAGTAGGAGCGTCATGTTCACCTCTGTCGCAGGACGATCCGTCATCGTCACCGGGGCCACCAAGGGCATCGGTAAGGGCATCGCCGCGGTGTTCGCCCGGGCCGGTGCGAATGTGCTGATCACCGGACGCAACGCCGAGGACGCCGCGCGCGCGGCGTCCGAGCTGGATGCGCTGGGCGCAGGGTCGGTCACGTCCTACCTGGGCGACGTGACGTCCAAGGCCTCGTGCGAGTTGATGGCCGCTGCGGCGATCGAGGCCTTCGGCGGCATCGATGTGCTGTGCGCCAACGCCGGGATCTTCCCCGACAGCAAGCTGGCCGACATGACCGAGGCCGACTTCGACCTGGT
Proteins encoded in this region:
- a CDS encoding phosphotransferase, giving the protein MTDSAEDFAAFAHAALPAYGLHPQATLSLLNVSENGTFAIDDPDAGRSVLRVHRSGYHSIEAIRSELAWIDALRSDHVVSTPAYLPAADGSSVVTAALPDGRTRQVVRFAWVEGAEPDATRLASDFVQLGAITARLHTHARTWSRPTGFTRFVWDYDTSIGDRGWWGRWQDGLGMGAEELAVLGRLSEVLQHRLAAHGTGPERFGLVHADMRLANLLVCGDQVNVIDFDDCGFSWYLYDLASSVSFIEHEPYIPELIDAWVRGYRTVAELSAADEAELPTFVMLRRLLLVAWIGSHSATETAQEMGPEFTTMSCHLAEQYLSDHA